In one Musa acuminata AAA Group cultivar baxijiao chromosome BXJ2-5, Cavendish_Baxijiao_AAA, whole genome shotgun sequence genomic region, the following are encoded:
- the LOC103984091 gene encoding translation machinery-associated protein 22 produces the protein MAEKPQAVRVLYCGVCGLPAEYCEFGPDFEKCKPWLRRHAPDLYPDLLLKEENETDADKAARQLQSVAISGSGDGAGGDASSAPSGSASASKQDEVKRLPGGKIKKKEKQEVVIEKIVRNKRKCVTVVKGLELFGIKLSDASKKLGKKFATGASVVKGPTEKEQIDVQGDIAYDIVEFITETWPAVPETAIFFIEDGRKVAAA, from the exons ATGGCCGAGAAGCCGCAGGCGGTGCGCGTGCTCTACTGCGGCGTATGCGGCCTCCCCGCGGAGTACTGTGAGTTTGGTCCCGACTTCGAAAAGTGCAAGCCCTGGCTCCGCCGCCACGCCCCCGACCTCTACCCTGATCTCCTCCTCAAAG AGGAGAACGAAACGGATGCGGACAAGGCCGCCCGACAGCTCCAGTCGGTGGCGATCTCGGGTTCTGGTGAcggcgctggcggcgatgcctcaTCTGCTCCCTCAG GGAGTGCTTCAGCATCTAAGCAGGATGAAGTAAAGCGCCTTCCTGGTGGTAAGATAAAGAAGAAG gaaaaacaagaagttgTCATTGAAAAGATTGTACGCAATAAGCGTAAATGTGTTACTGTTGTTAAGGGCCTAGAGCTTTTCG GCATAAAACTGAGTGATGCATCAAAGAAGCTTGGGAAAAAATTTGCTACAGGAGCTTCTGTTGTTAAG GGACCAACTGAGAAAGAACAGATTGATGTCCAAGGAGACATAGCATACGATATTGTGGAGTTCATTACAGAGACTTGGCCAGCT GTGCCAGAAACTGCAATTTTCTTCATAGAAGATGGAAGAAAGGTTGCTGCCGCTTAA
- the LOC103984092 gene encoding eukaryotic initiation factor 4A-8 — translation MAGVAPEGSQFDARQYDAKMNELLSHDGQDFFASYDEVFDSFDAMGLQENLLRGIYAYGFEKPSAIQQRGIVPFCKGLDVIQQAQSGTGKTATFCAGILQQLDYGLVQCQALVLAPTRELAQQIEKVMRALGDYLGVKVHACVGGTSVREDQRILSSGVHVVVGTPGRVFDMLRRQSLRPDYIKMFVLDEADEMLSRGFKDQIYDIFQLLPSKIQVGLFSATMPPEALEITRKFMNKPVRILVKRDELTLEGIKQFYVNVEKEEWKLETLCDLYETLAITQSVIFVNTRRKVDWLTDKMRSRDHTVSATHGDMDQNTRDIIMREFRSGSSRVLITTDLLARGIDVQQVSLVINYDLPTQPENYLHRIGRSGRFGRKGVAINFVTVDDERMLFDIQRFYNVVIEELPSNVADLI, via the exons ATGGCTGGAGTGGCACCTGAAGGATCTCAATTTGATGCTCGCCAATATGATGCCAAAATGAATGAGTT GCTTTCGCACGATGGGCAGGATTTTTTTGCATCATATGATGAGGTTTTTGATAGTTTTGATGCTATGGGTCTCCAGGAGAACCTTTTGAGAGGCATTTATGCTTATG GTTTTGAAAAGCCATCCGCAATCCAGCAAAGAGGTATTGTTCCTTTCTGCAAGGGACTTGATGTTATTCAGCAGGCACAATCAGGGACTGGAAAGACTGCAACATTTTGTGCTGGTATTCTGCAACAGCTTGATTATGGCTTGGTACAATGTCAGGCTTTGGTTCTTGCTCCAACTCGTGAATTAGCCCAGCAGATTGAAAAGGTGATGCGTGCACTTGGTGATTATCTTGGTGTGAAAGTTCATGCTTGTGTTGGGGGAACTAGTGTTCGTGAAGATCAACGTATTCTTTCAAGTGGGGTTCATGTTGTTGTGGGGACACCAGGTCGTGTGTTTGACATGTTAAGAAGGCAATCTCTTCGCCCTGACTACATCAAGATGTTTGTGCTAGATGAGGCAGATGAAATGCTTTCTCGTGGTTTCAAGGATCAG ATCTATGACATATTTCAGCTGCTTCCTTCCAAGATACAAGTTGGTCTATTTTCTGCCACAATGCCTCCAGAGGCTCTTGAGATTACtcgcaagttcatgaacaaaCCTGTCAGGATTCTTGTGAAACGAGATGAGCTTACTTTGGAGGGTATCAAACAATTCTATGTCAATGTTGAGAAGGAAGAATGGAAGCTTGAGACCCTCTGTGACCTCTACGAGACATTGGCCATCACGCAGAGTGTGATTTTTGTCAATACTCGACGTAAGGTGGACTGGCTTACTGACAAAATGAGGAGCAGGGACCATACTGTCTCAGCAACCCACGGAGATATGGATCAAAATACTAGGGACATTATAATGCGTGAGTTCCGCTCTGGCTCGTCCCGTGTACTCATCACCACTGATCTTCTTGCTCGTGGCATTGATGTCCAGCAGGTCTCCCTGGTTATAAACTATGATCTGCCAACACAGCCAGAGAACTATCTTCATCGTATTGGGCGAAGTGGTCGTTTTGGAAGAAAGGGTGTTGCAATCAACTTTGTCACTGTTGATGACGAAAGAATGTTGTTTGATATCCAGAGGTTCTACAATGTGGTGATTGAGGAGCTGCCATCCAATGTCGCAGACCTAATCTGA